From Camelina sativa cultivar DH55 chromosome 20, Cs, whole genome shotgun sequence, the proteins below share one genomic window:
- the LOC104770013 gene encoding gastricsin-like, whose protein sequence is MMDQGLLRRNVFSLYLREFNLRGSQGSHIMFGGVDRNAYLGRIRYYGLVEDAYKWIIHMQTVCVAGHEQFWWFKAEIDSGSKYIYGPYEIINAINRQILDREVPLHETALLTNEELAVSDNFREVRFTFGGGDENHVFNLLPQHYICEDEDVPDRYSTVFRPRVFEPEQEPCFTLGLPWLRRYHTTFDFGQRRIGFARSVV, encoded by the exons ATGATGGACCAGGGTTTGTTACGAAGGAATGTATTTTCCCTTTATTTGCGAGAATTTAATCTGAGAGGCAGCCAGGGTAGTCATATAATGTTTGGAGGTGTTGATAGGAATGCATACCTAGGCCGAATCAGATACTATGGCCTCGTCGAAGATGCGTATAAGTGGATCATCCATATGCAAACTGTTTGTGTTGCGGGGCACG AACAATTCTGGTGGTTCAAAGCCGAGATAGATAGCGGCTCTAAATACATTTACGGGCCATAC GAAATAATTAATGCCATCAACCGCCAAATCCTTGATCGAGAA GTTCCACTTCATGAAACAGCATTACTTACTAACGAAGAGCTGGCTGTATCAGATAACTTTCGTGAGGTGCGATTCACTTTCGGTGGTGGTGATGAAAATCACGTTTTCAACCTTCTCCCACAACAC tACATCTGCGAAGATGAAGATGTGCCAGACAGATATAGTACAGTCTTTAGACCAAGAGTTTTCGAACCTGAACAAGAACCATGCTT TACTCTGGGACTTCCTTGGCTCCGGCGATACCACACGACGTTCGACTTTGGGCAAAGGAGGATCGGATTTGCCCGTTCTGTTGTGTAA